In Dromaius novaehollandiae isolate bDroNov1 chromosome 4, bDroNov1.hap1, whole genome shotgun sequence, a single genomic region encodes these proteins:
- the RAPGEF2 gene encoding rap guanine nucleotide exchange factor 2 isoform X9, producing the protein MAFLVRCYANCLQPWSSKLPADFTKLHLTDSLHPQVTHVSSSHSGCSITSDSGSSSLSDIYQATESEAGDMDLSGLPETAVDSEDDDDEEDIERASDPLMSRDIVRDCLEKDPIDRTDDDIEQLLEFMHQLPAFANMTMSVRRELCAVMVFAVVERAGTIVLNDGEELDSWSVILNGSVEVTYPDGRTEILCMGNSFGVSPTMEKEYMKGVMRTKVDDCQFVCIAQQDYCRILNQVEKNMQKVEEEGEIVMVKEHRELDRTGTRKGHIVIKGTAERLTMHLVEEHSVVDPTFIEDFLLTYRTFLSSPMEVGKKLLEWFNDPSLRDKVTRVVLLWVNNHFNDFEGDPAMTRFLEEFENNLEREKMGGHLRLLNIACAAKAKRRLITLTKPSREAPLPFILLGGSEKGFGIFVDSVDFGSKATEAGLKRGDQILEVNGQNFENIQLSKAMEILRNNTHLSITVKTNLFVFKELLTRLSEEKRNGAPHLPKIGDIKKASRYSIPDLAVDVEQVIGLEKVNKKSKANTVGGRNKLKKILDKTRISILPQKPYNDIGIGQSQDDSIVGLRQTKHIPPALPVSGTLSSSNPDLLQSHHRILDFNTTPDLPDQVLRVFKADQQSRYIMISKDTTAKEVVIQAIREFALTATPDAYSLCEVSVTPEGVIKQRRLPDQLSKLADRIQLSGRYYLKNNMETETLCSDEDAQELLRESQISLLQLSTVEVATQLSMRNFELFRNIEPTEYIDDLFKLKSKTGCTNLKKFEEVINQETFWVASEILRETNQLKRMKIIKHFIKIALHCRECKNFNSMFAIISGLNLAPVARLRTTWEKLPSKYEKLFQDLQDLFDPSRNMAKYRNVLNSQNLQPPIIPLFPVIKKDLTFLHEGNDSKVEGLVNFEKLRMIAKEIRHVGRMASVNMDPALMFRTRKKKWRSLGSLSQGSTNAAVLDVAQTGGHKKRVRRSSFLNAKKLYEDAQMARKVKQYLSNLDLEMDEESLQTLSLQCEPATNTLPKNPGDKRSGKSETSPVAPRAGIQQKVQQQQQHKVNQALQVPAVSLYPSRKKVPVKDLPPFGINSPQALKKILSLSEEGSLDRHKKQSEDTISSASSQLSSPPTSPQSSPRKGYTLAPSGTVDNFSDSGHSEISSRSSIVSNSSFDSMPVPLHDERRQRHSVSIVETNLGVGRIDRRIMIEPDQYSLGSYAPLSESRGLYAGATVLSSPSTEELSQDQGDRASLDAADSGRGSWTSCSSGSHDNIQTIQHQRSWETLPFGHTHFDSSGDGAGLWASGSHMDQLMFPDHGTKYGRQSQGREGLDQAQSRASWASSTGYWGEDSEGDTGTIKRRGGKDVSIEAETSSITSVTAEESKPAPMPAHIAVSSSSTKGLIARKEGRYREPPPTPPGYVGIPIAEFAEGVCHPARKPPDYNVALQRSRMVARTCETHGTSTPQQQSHGHSTSRPVNKPQWHKPNESDPRLAHYQSQGFSTEEDEDEQVSAV; encoded by the exons aacaACTACTGGAATTCATGCATCAATTGCCTGCTTTTGCCAACATGACAATGTCAGTGAGGAGAGAGCTCTGTGCTGTGATGGTGTTTGCAGTCGTGGAGAGAGCAGGAACTATTGTACTGAACGATGGGGAAGAG CTGGATTCCTGGTCAGTCATTTTAAATGGCTCTGTGGAGGTGACATATCCTGATGGAAGAACAGAGATACTGTGCATGGGAAACAGTTTTGGTGTTTCCCCTACCATGGAGAAGGAATATATGAAAGGAGTGATGAGAACCAAAGTGGATGACTGCCAG TTTGTTTGTATAGCCCAGCAAGATTATTGCCGCATCCTCAATCAAGTAGAAAAGAACATGCAGAAGgtagaagaggaaggggagattgTGATGGTGAAGGAGCACAGGGAGCTTGATCGCACTGGAACAAGAAAAGGTCACATTGTCATCAAG GGAACGGCTGAAAGATTAACAATGCATCTGGTGGAAGAACACTCTGTGGTGGATCCAACATTTATAGAAGATTTCCTGTTGACATATCGGACCTTTCTTTCCAGCCCAATGGAAGTGGGCAAGAAGTTGTTGGAGTGGTTCAATGACCCCAGCCTCAGGGATAAG GTTACACGGGTAGTATTGTTGTGGGTGAACAATCACTTCAATGATTTTGAAGGAGATCCTGCTATGACTCGATTTCTGGAGGAATTTGAGAACAATTTGGAGAGAGAG AAAATGGGCGGACATTTGAGGCTGTTAAATATTGCTTGTGCTGCTAAAGCTAAACGAAGATTGATAACCTTAACAAAGCCATCTCGAGAAGCCCCTTTGCCTTTTATCTTGCTGGGAGGGTCAGAAAAGGGATTTGGAATCTTTGTGGACAGTGTAGACTTTGGTAGCAAAGCTACAGAAGCAGGCTTGAAACGTGGAGACCAG ATACTGGAAGTGAATGGTCAAAACTTTGAAAACattcagctgtcaaaagccatggAAATCCTTAGAAATAACACTCATCTGTCTATCACTGTGAAAACCAATTTATTTG tTTTTAAAGAACTTCTAACACGGTTGtcagaggagaagagaaatggTGCTCCTCATCTGCCTAAAATTGGTGATATTAAAAAGGCAAGTCGTTATTCCATCCCAGACCTTGCTGTTGATGTGGAGCAGGTAATAGGATTagaaaaagtaaataagaaaAGTAAAGCCAACACAGTTGGGGgaagaaacaaattaaagaagATACTTGACAAGACTCGAATCAGTATCCTGCCTCAGAAACCATACAA CGACATTGGAATTGGCCAGTCTCAGGATGACAGCATTGTGGGGCTGAGGCAAACTAAGCACATTCCTCCGGCTCTGCCCGTCAGTGGAACCCTCTCGTCCAGTAACCCAGACCTCCTGCAGTCTCATCACCGCATCTTAGATTTCAATACTACACCCG atttacCAGATCAGGTTCTGAGGGTTTTCAAGGCAGATCAGCAAAGTCGCTACATCATGATCAGTAAGGACACAACAGCAAAAGAAGTGGTTATCCAGGCAATCAGAGAGTTTGCTCTCACTGCCACCCCTGATGCATACTCGCTGTGTGAAGTCTCCGTCACGCCGGAGGGTGTAATCAAACAAAGGAGGCTTCCCGACCAGCTGTCGAAGCTTGCTGACAGGATACAGCTCAGTGGCAG GTATTACCTGAAGAACAACATGGAAACAGAAACTCTTTGTTCAGATGAAGATGCTCAAGAGTTGCTAAGGGAAAGCCAGATTTCGCTACTACAGCTCAGTACTGTTGAGGTGGCTACTCAGCTCTCCATGAGAAACTTTGAGCTATTCCGTAATATTGAACCTACAGAGTACATAGATGACTTGTTTAAGCTCAAATCAAAAACAGGTTGCACTAATCTAAAGAAGTTTGAAGAAGTGATAAATCAAGAAACATTCTGGGTAGCTTCTGAGATTCTAAGAGAAACCAACCAGCTAAAACGGATGAAGATCATTAAGCATTTCATTAAGATAGCACTACACTGCAGAGAATGCAAGAACTTCAACTCAATGTTCGCTATCATCAG tGGTCTGAATTTGGCACCAGTTGCAAGGCTCCGAACTACCTGGGAAAAACTTCCAAGCAAGTATGAGAAACTGTTTCAAGATCTACAGGACTTGTTTGATCCATCCAGGAATATGGCAAAATATCGTAATGTCCTTAACAGCCAAAACCTACAGCCCCCTATTATTCCTCTGTTTCCTGTTATCAAAAAAGACCTTACGTTCCTTCATGAAG GAAATGATTCAAAAGTGGAGGGCTTGGTCAATTTTGAGAAGCTGAGAATGATTGCAAAGGAAATTCGCCATGTTGGTCGTATGGCATCTGTTAACATGGATCCTGCTTTAATGTTTAGAACCAG GAAGAAGAAATGGAGGAGTTTGGG GTCTCTCAGCCAAGGCAGCACAAATGCAGCCGTGCTAGATGTTGCACAAACCGGAGGTCATAAAAAACGGGTCCGTCGCAGCTCCTTCCTTAATGCTAAAAAGCTGTATGAAGATGCTCAGATGGCACGGAAAGTAAAGCAGTATCTCTCAAACTTGGATCTAGAAATGGATGAAGAGAGCCTTCAGACACTATCTTTGCAGTGTGAGCCGGCCACCAACACAT TACCGAAAAATCCAGGAGACAAGCGATCTGGAAAATCTGAAACATCACCGGTGGCTCCCCGGGCAGGAATCCAGCAgaaagtgcagcagcagcagcaacataaAGTAAACCAAGCCTTGCAGGTCCCTGCTGTATCTCTTTATCCTTCTCGCAAGAAAGTGCCGGTCAAAGACCTCCCACCATTTG GCATTAACTCCCCACaagctttaaagaaaattctttcaTTATCTGAAGAAGGAAGTTTGGACCGTCACAAGAAACAATCTGAAGACACAATATCAAGTGCATCTTCACAGCTGTCTTCTCCTCCCACTTCACCACAGAGTTCTCCAAGGAAAG GCTATACTTTGGCTCCTAGTGGCACGGTGGATAACTTTTCAGATTCTGGTCACAGTGAAATTTCTTCCAGATCTAGTATTGTCAGCAATTCCTCTTTTGACTCCATGCCAGTCCCCCTGCATGATGAGAGGAGACAGAGACACTCTGTCAGCATCGTGGAGACAAATCTTGGTGTGGGAAGGATTGACAGAAGAATCATGATTGAACCAGATCAATACAGCTTAGG CTCATATGCACCACTGTCAGAGAGCAGAGGCCTGTATGCTGGAGCAACTGTGCTTTCTTCTCCAAGTACAGAAGAACTGTCACAGGATCAGGGGGACAGAGCTTCACTCGATGCCGCAGACAGTGGCCGTGGTAGCTGGACTTCTTGTTCGAGTGGTTCTCATGACAACATACAAACAATACAGCACCAGAGAAGTTGGGAGACGCTGCCTTTTGGACATACTCATTTCGATAGTTCAGGCGATGGGGCCGGACTGTGGGCCTCAGGCAGTCACATGGACCAGCTGATGTTCCCCGATCATGGCACAAAGTATGGCAGGCAAAGTCAAGGTAGGGAGGGCCTTGATCAAGCACAGTCCAGAGCAAGCTGGGCATCCTCAACAGGCTACTGGGGAGAGGACTCGGAAGGTGATACAGGTACCATAAAGCGGAGGGGTGGGAAGGATGTTTCAATTGAAGCTGAAACCAGTAGTATAACATCTGTAACCGCAGAGGAGTCAAAACCAGCTCCCATGCCCGCTCATATAGCAGTATCATCAAGTAGTACAAAGGGGCTTATTG CACGAAAAGAGGGTCGGTATCGGGAACCACCTCCAACTCCTCCTGGTTATGTAGGAATACCTATTGCTGAGTTTGCGGAAGGTGTTTGTCATCCAGCCAGAAAGCCTCCAGATTACAACGTAGCACTTCAGAGGTCTAGGATGGTGGCACGGACATGTGAGACCCATGGGACATCAACTCCGCAGCAGCAGTCTCATGGCCATTCAACTAGTAGGCCTGTGAACAAACCTCAGTGGCATAAACCAAATGAGTCAGATCCACGTCTTGCTCACTATCAGTCTCAAGGGTTTTCCACAGAGGAAGATG AAGATGAACAAGTCTCTGCTGTCTAA
- the RAPGEF2 gene encoding rap guanine nucleotide exchange factor 2 isoform X8, with protein sequence MKPLAIPANHGVMGQQEKHSLPADFTKLHLTDSLHPQVTHVSSSHSGCSITSDSGSSSLSDIYQATESEAGDMDLSGLPETAVDSEDDDDEEDIERASDPLMSRDIVRDCLEKDPIDRTDDDIEQLLEFMHQLPAFANMTMSVRRELCAVMVFAVVERAGTIVLNDGEELDSWSVILNGSVEVTYPDGRTEILCMGNSFGVSPTMEKEYMKGVMRTKVDDCQFVCIAQQDYCRILNQVEKNMQKVEEEGEIVMVKEHRELDRTGTRKGHIVIKGTAERLTMHLVEEHSVVDPTFIEDFLLTYRTFLSSPMEVGKKLLEWFNDPSLRDKVTRVVLLWVNNHFNDFEGDPAMTRFLEEFENNLEREKMGGHLRLLNIACAAKAKRRLITLTKPSREAPLPFILLGGSEKGFGIFVDSVDFGSKATEAGLKRGDQILEVNGQNFENIQLSKAMEILRNNTHLSITVKTNLFVFKELLTRLSEEKRNGAPHLPKIGDIKKASRYSIPDLAVDVEQVIGLEKVNKKSKANTVGGRNKLKKILDKTRISILPQKPYNDIGIGQSQDDSIVGLRQTKHIPPALPVSGTLSSSNPDLLQSHHRILDFNTTPDLPDQVLRVFKADQQSRYIMISKDTTAKEVVIQAIREFALTATPDAYSLCEVSVTPEGVIKQRRLPDQLSKLADRIQLSGRYYLKNNMETETLCSDEDAQELLRESQISLLQLSTVEVATQLSMRNFELFRNIEPTEYIDDLFKLKSKTGCTNLKKFEEVINQETFWVASEILRETNQLKRMKIIKHFIKIALHCRECKNFNSMFAIISGLNLAPVARLRTTWEKLPSKYEKLFQDLQDLFDPSRNMAKYRNVLNSQNLQPPIIPLFPVIKKDLTFLHEGNDSKVEGLVNFEKLRMIAKEIRHVGRMASVNMDPALMFRTRKKKWRSLGSLSQGSTNAAVLDVAQTGGHKKRVRRSSFLNAKKLYEDAQMARKVKQYLSNLDLEMDEESLQTLSLQCEPATNTLPKNPGDKRSGKSETSPVAPRAGIQQKVQQQQQHKVNQALQVPAVSLYPSRKKVPVKDLPPFGINSPQALKKILSLSEEGSLDRHKKQSEDTISSASSQLSSPPTSPQSSPRKGYTLAPSGTVDNFSDSGHSEISSRSSIVSNSSFDSMPVPLHDERRQRHSVSIVETNLGVGRIDRRIMIEPDQYSLGSYAPLSESRGLYAGATVLSSPSTEELSQDQGDRASLDAADSGRGSWTSCSSGSHDNIQTIQHQRSWETLPFGHTHFDSSGDGAGLWASGSHMDQLMFPDHGTKYGRQSQGREGLDQAQSRASWASSTGYWGEDSEGDTGTIKRRGGKDVSIEAETSSITSVTAEESKPAPMPAHIAVSSSSTKGLIARKEGRYREPPPTPPGYVGIPIAEFAEGVCHPARKPPDYNVALQRSRMVARTCETHGTSTPQQQSHGHSTSRPVNKPQWHKPNESDPRLAHYQSQGFSTEEDEDEQVSAV encoded by the exons aacaACTACTGGAATTCATGCATCAATTGCCTGCTTTTGCCAACATGACAATGTCAGTGAGGAGAGAGCTCTGTGCTGTGATGGTGTTTGCAGTCGTGGAGAGAGCAGGAACTATTGTACTGAACGATGGGGAAGAG CTGGATTCCTGGTCAGTCATTTTAAATGGCTCTGTGGAGGTGACATATCCTGATGGAAGAACAGAGATACTGTGCATGGGAAACAGTTTTGGTGTTTCCCCTACCATGGAGAAGGAATATATGAAAGGAGTGATGAGAACCAAAGTGGATGACTGCCAG TTTGTTTGTATAGCCCAGCAAGATTATTGCCGCATCCTCAATCAAGTAGAAAAGAACATGCAGAAGgtagaagaggaaggggagattgTGATGGTGAAGGAGCACAGGGAGCTTGATCGCACTGGAACAAGAAAAGGTCACATTGTCATCAAG GGAACGGCTGAAAGATTAACAATGCATCTGGTGGAAGAACACTCTGTGGTGGATCCAACATTTATAGAAGATTTCCTGTTGACATATCGGACCTTTCTTTCCAGCCCAATGGAAGTGGGCAAGAAGTTGTTGGAGTGGTTCAATGACCCCAGCCTCAGGGATAAG GTTACACGGGTAGTATTGTTGTGGGTGAACAATCACTTCAATGATTTTGAAGGAGATCCTGCTATGACTCGATTTCTGGAGGAATTTGAGAACAATTTGGAGAGAGAG AAAATGGGCGGACATTTGAGGCTGTTAAATATTGCTTGTGCTGCTAAAGCTAAACGAAGATTGATAACCTTAACAAAGCCATCTCGAGAAGCCCCTTTGCCTTTTATCTTGCTGGGAGGGTCAGAAAAGGGATTTGGAATCTTTGTGGACAGTGTAGACTTTGGTAGCAAAGCTACAGAAGCAGGCTTGAAACGTGGAGACCAG ATACTGGAAGTGAATGGTCAAAACTTTGAAAACattcagctgtcaaaagccatggAAATCCTTAGAAATAACACTCATCTGTCTATCACTGTGAAAACCAATTTATTTG tTTTTAAAGAACTTCTAACACGGTTGtcagaggagaagagaaatggTGCTCCTCATCTGCCTAAAATTGGTGATATTAAAAAGGCAAGTCGTTATTCCATCCCAGACCTTGCTGTTGATGTGGAGCAGGTAATAGGATTagaaaaagtaaataagaaaAGTAAAGCCAACACAGTTGGGGgaagaaacaaattaaagaagATACTTGACAAGACTCGAATCAGTATCCTGCCTCAGAAACCATACAA CGACATTGGAATTGGCCAGTCTCAGGATGACAGCATTGTGGGGCTGAGGCAAACTAAGCACATTCCTCCGGCTCTGCCCGTCAGTGGAACCCTCTCGTCCAGTAACCCAGACCTCCTGCAGTCTCATCACCGCATCTTAGATTTCAATACTACACCCG atttacCAGATCAGGTTCTGAGGGTTTTCAAGGCAGATCAGCAAAGTCGCTACATCATGATCAGTAAGGACACAACAGCAAAAGAAGTGGTTATCCAGGCAATCAGAGAGTTTGCTCTCACTGCCACCCCTGATGCATACTCGCTGTGTGAAGTCTCCGTCACGCCGGAGGGTGTAATCAAACAAAGGAGGCTTCCCGACCAGCTGTCGAAGCTTGCTGACAGGATACAGCTCAGTGGCAG GTATTACCTGAAGAACAACATGGAAACAGAAACTCTTTGTTCAGATGAAGATGCTCAAGAGTTGCTAAGGGAAAGCCAGATTTCGCTACTACAGCTCAGTACTGTTGAGGTGGCTACTCAGCTCTCCATGAGAAACTTTGAGCTATTCCGTAATATTGAACCTACAGAGTACATAGATGACTTGTTTAAGCTCAAATCAAAAACAGGTTGCACTAATCTAAAGAAGTTTGAAGAAGTGATAAATCAAGAAACATTCTGGGTAGCTTCTGAGATTCTAAGAGAAACCAACCAGCTAAAACGGATGAAGATCATTAAGCATTTCATTAAGATAGCACTACACTGCAGAGAATGCAAGAACTTCAACTCAATGTTCGCTATCATCAG tGGTCTGAATTTGGCACCAGTTGCAAGGCTCCGAACTACCTGGGAAAAACTTCCAAGCAAGTATGAGAAACTGTTTCAAGATCTACAGGACTTGTTTGATCCATCCAGGAATATGGCAAAATATCGTAATGTCCTTAACAGCCAAAACCTACAGCCCCCTATTATTCCTCTGTTTCCTGTTATCAAAAAAGACCTTACGTTCCTTCATGAAG GAAATGATTCAAAAGTGGAGGGCTTGGTCAATTTTGAGAAGCTGAGAATGATTGCAAAGGAAATTCGCCATGTTGGTCGTATGGCATCTGTTAACATGGATCCTGCTTTAATGTTTAGAACCAG GAAGAAGAAATGGAGGAGTTTGGG GTCTCTCAGCCAAGGCAGCACAAATGCAGCCGTGCTAGATGTTGCACAAACCGGAGGTCATAAAAAACGGGTCCGTCGCAGCTCCTTCCTTAATGCTAAAAAGCTGTATGAAGATGCTCAGATGGCACGGAAAGTAAAGCAGTATCTCTCAAACTTGGATCTAGAAATGGATGAAGAGAGCCTTCAGACACTATCTTTGCAGTGTGAGCCGGCCACCAACACAT TACCGAAAAATCCAGGAGACAAGCGATCTGGAAAATCTGAAACATCACCGGTGGCTCCCCGGGCAGGAATCCAGCAgaaagtgcagcagcagcagcaacataaAGTAAACCAAGCCTTGCAGGTCCCTGCTGTATCTCTTTATCCTTCTCGCAAGAAAGTGCCGGTCAAAGACCTCCCACCATTTG GCATTAACTCCCCACaagctttaaagaaaattctttcaTTATCTGAAGAAGGAAGTTTGGACCGTCACAAGAAACAATCTGAAGACACAATATCAAGTGCATCTTCACAGCTGTCTTCTCCTCCCACTTCACCACAGAGTTCTCCAAGGAAAG GCTATACTTTGGCTCCTAGTGGCACGGTGGATAACTTTTCAGATTCTGGTCACAGTGAAATTTCTTCCAGATCTAGTATTGTCAGCAATTCCTCTTTTGACTCCATGCCAGTCCCCCTGCATGATGAGAGGAGACAGAGACACTCTGTCAGCATCGTGGAGACAAATCTTGGTGTGGGAAGGATTGACAGAAGAATCATGATTGAACCAGATCAATACAGCTTAGG CTCATATGCACCACTGTCAGAGAGCAGAGGCCTGTATGCTGGAGCAACTGTGCTTTCTTCTCCAAGTACAGAAGAACTGTCACAGGATCAGGGGGACAGAGCTTCACTCGATGCCGCAGACAGTGGCCGTGGTAGCTGGACTTCTTGTTCGAGTGGTTCTCATGACAACATACAAACAATACAGCACCAGAGAAGTTGGGAGACGCTGCCTTTTGGACATACTCATTTCGATAGTTCAGGCGATGGGGCCGGACTGTGGGCCTCAGGCAGTCACATGGACCAGCTGATGTTCCCCGATCATGGCACAAAGTATGGCAGGCAAAGTCAAGGTAGGGAGGGCCTTGATCAAGCACAGTCCAGAGCAAGCTGGGCATCCTCAACAGGCTACTGGGGAGAGGACTCGGAAGGTGATACAGGTACCATAAAGCGGAGGGGTGGGAAGGATGTTTCAATTGAAGCTGAAACCAGTAGTATAACATCTGTAACCGCAGAGGAGTCAAAACCAGCTCCCATGCCCGCTCATATAGCAGTATCATCAAGTAGTACAAAGGGGCTTATTG CACGAAAAGAGGGTCGGTATCGGGAACCACCTCCAACTCCTCCTGGTTATGTAGGAATACCTATTGCTGAGTTTGCGGAAGGTGTTTGTCATCCAGCCAGAAAGCCTCCAGATTACAACGTAGCACTTCAGAGGTCTAGGATGGTGGCACGGACATGTGAGACCCATGGGACATCAACTCCGCAGCAGCAGTCTCATGGCCATTCAACTAGTAGGCCTGTGAACAAACCTCAGTGGCATAAACCAAATGAGTCAGATCCACGTCTTGCTCACTATCAGTCTCAAGGGTTTTCCACAGAGGAAGATG AAGATGAACAAGTCTCTGCTGTCTAA